One Pseudomonas sp. MM213 genomic window, ACAGGACTACAACTGCCTGCATCAGGATCTGTACGGTGAACATGTCTTCCCGCTGCAAGTGGCGATTCTTCTGTCAGAGCCAGGCGAAGATTTCACCGGCGGCGAGTTTGTACTGACCGAGCAACGGCCACGGATGCAGTCTCGTCCCCAGGTGATTGGCCTGAAGAAAGGTGACGGGCTGATCTTTGCCGTCAACCAACGGCCGGTCAAAGGCCTTCGCGGCTTCTACCGAGTCACGTTGCGCCATGGGGTGAGTCGCCTGCACAGCGGAAAACGGCATACCCTTGGAATCATCTTTCACGATGCGACATGACCCCATGACCCCGAGCACTTTCGACCTGTTTGCCGACGCCGAGCCCGAGCAGCTACCTCGGCGTGAGCAGATCGGCGAACAGTCCTGCGTACTGAGAGGCTTTGCCCTGCCCTGGCTGGATCGTTTGCTGCCTGCACTGGAAGCGGTTCTGGCCGCCGCGCCGTTTCGGCAGATGATCACGCCCGGCGGCTTCATCATGTCGGCAGCCATGAGCAGTTGCGGTACCTGGGGCTGGACAACCGACCGTAGCGGTTATCGCTACACCCGCAATGATCCGCAAACCGACGCACCCTGGCCGGCCATGCCCGCGGTGTTTTTGGCGCTCGCACAAGCGGCGGCGCGCGAAGCCGGCTTTGCTGATTTCGTACCCGATTCGTGCCTGATCAACCGTTATGTCCCCGGCGCCAAAATGTCTTTGCATCAAGACAAGGATGAAGCGTCCTACGCGGCGCCGATCGTTTCGGTCTCCCTGGGCTTGCCGGCGATGTTCCTGTTCGGCGGGTTTGAACGCAGCGATAAAAGCCAGCGAGTACCACTGTTGCATGGCGATATCGTGGTCTGGGGCGGCGTTGATCGCTTGCGTTATCACGGTGTCTTGCCGATCAAGGACGGTCAGCACCCGCGAATGGGCGAGCAACGGATCAACTTCACGTTTCGTACCGCAAAATGAATCCCCGAATTTGACCGCAAGCCCCGGAGTGCGACGACTGCGCCGGCTGGTTAATCTGAATCAAACAGGTCAACGGACAAGAAGCCATGACACGCCAATCGACAAGAATCGCCACCGAAAACGATCCGCGCTGGGCCGCCGTCGTCGCACGCGATCCCCGCGCAGACGGGCAGTTTGTGTATGCAGTTAAAACCACCGGCATCTATTGCAGCCCCAGCAGCCTGGCGCGTTTGCCCA contains:
- the alkB gene encoding DNA oxidative demethylase AlkB; translated protein: MRHDPMTPSTFDLFADAEPEQLPRREQIGEQSCVLRGFALPWLDRLLPALEAVLAAAPFRQMITPGGFIMSAAMSSCGTWGWTTDRSGYRYTRNDPQTDAPWPAMPAVFLALAQAAAREAGFADFVPDSCLINRYVPGAKMSLHQDKDEASYAAPIVSVSLGLPAMFLFGGFERSDKSQRVPLLHGDIVVWGGVDRLRYHGVLPIKDGQHPRMGEQRINFTFRTAK